The Bacteroidales bacterium genome contains the following window.
TATTATACACTTAAACGTGCTTTTACCCTTATTTATTAATCAAATATATAATCAAAATAATTATTGTTATATAATCAATTAGATTTTCTCTTAACACTTTTAATGCTTTAGACATTTGTGCTTCAACGGTTTTTATAGAAATTCCAAGTTTGTTGGCTATTTCTTTGTATTTTAGGTTATCGAAGCGGTTCATAATAAATATTTGCCTGCATTTTTCTGGTAATGAATTAATAGTTGTATTTATTTTATCTTCTAATTCACATTCAACAAGTTTATCAGAAGATTCCCAATTAGAATCATTATTTATGTTATCTAATTCAATTATATTGTGATTAAATTTTTTATTGTCCCTGATATAATTTATACACTTATTATTTACTGATGTGAAAAGATATGATTTTACAGGTTTGTTTAAATCTATTGTATCACGTTTTTCCCACAGATTAATAAAAACATCGTGTACAATTTCTTTTGCAGTTTCAATATCATTTATATATTTTTTTGCGAAATAAGTCAAAGGAGTGAAATAGAGCCGAAAAAGTTCTTCAAAAG
Protein-coding sequences here:
- a CDS encoding RNA polymerase sigma-70 factor yields the protein MEIKPIHNIKKLDEKSFEELFRLYFTPLTYFAKKYINDIETAKEIVHDVFINLWEKRDTIDLNKPVKSYLFTSVNNKCINYIRDNKKFNHNIIELDNINNDSNWESSDKLVECELEDKINTTINSLPEKCRQIFIMNRFDNLKYKEIANKLGISIKTVEAQMSKALKVLRENLIDYITIIILIIYLINK